Proteins co-encoded in one Arachis hypogaea cultivar Tifrunner chromosome 11, arahy.Tifrunner.gnm2.J5K5, whole genome shotgun sequence genomic window:
- the LOC112721609 gene encoding uncharacterized mitochondrial protein AtMg00820-like, with product MHRAYSLAILNIEPKCYEDAILKPCWQEAIRTELDALNENKTWTLTSLPSGKKAIGCKWIFRVKYHPDSSVEQHKARLVAKEFTQVPGIDYKDTFSPVIKLGTLRVVLALAVVKG from the coding sequence ATGCATCGTGCATACTCATTAGCCATCTTAAACATTGAGCCTAAATGCTATGAAGATGCCATACTTAAACCTTGTTGGCAAGAGGCCATCCGAACTGAATTGGATGCTCTAAATGAGAACAAAACTTGGACATTGACTTCCCTTCCAAGTGGTAAGAAGGCGATTGGTTGTAAGTGGATCTTTAGGGTCAAATATCACCCTGATAGTAGTGTTGAGCAACACAAGGCTCGCCTCGTGGCAAAGGAGTTCACTCAAGTCCCCGGAATTGACTATAAAGACACGTTTAGTCCCGTTATCAAGCTAGGAACACTGCGGGTTGTTTTGGCACTGGCTGTTGTCAAGGGATAG
- the LOC112721610 gene encoding uncharacterized mitochondrial protein AtMg00240-like, whose amino-acid sequence MKPPKGLAIASGKDTDFEHCKPASMDYGAKLRKDDGDSLPDSSDYRKIIGKLLYLSNTRPDISFAVGKLSQFLDCPTTNHLKAAHRILMYIKNSSAAGLFFLANFDRSLIGFFDSAWAGCLDS is encoded by the exons ATGAAACCTCCCAAAGGTCTCGCAATAGCTTCGGGTAAG GACACTGATTTTGAGCATTGTAAGCCCGCCTCCATGGACTATGGGGCGAAATTAAGAAAGGATGATGGAGATAGTCTTCCAGATTCCTCCGATTATAGAAAAATCATTGGAAAACTGTTGTATCTCTCAAACACAAGGCCGGATATAAGCTTTGCAGTTGGCAAGCTCAGCCAATTTTTGGATTGTCCCACAACTAATCACTTAAAAGCGGCACATAGGATCCTCATGTACATAAAGAACTCTTCGGCAGCGGGGTTGTTCTTCTTGGCTAACTTTGATCGATCTCTCATTGGATTCTTTGATTCTGCCTGGGCTGGATGCCTCGACTCGTAA
- the LOC112722351 gene encoding peroxisomal membrane protein PEX14 isoform X4 → MATQSPTQNQNQGAESAEPAANVDQQGATEEPVKQSSTPLVFVNSEPMREEQVQNAVKFLSHPKVKGSPVMYRRSFLERKGLTKEEIDEAFRRVPDSAPTVQTGGVTQDGQVKSSSNIQQQAQPQALQPGLPASAGVNTSSATLSRSRFHWSHALIAIGVLAASGAGTAIVVKNSILPRLKSWIRKVVVEEDDEELKKLDRKPTLVEEAAQAAKSAAAAAADVAKASQDMLISKEEERKHFVEVVSLLDMQVQEMKSMTNALRRIEDLRVTQTNTKQLIVNGKADYDLHSVRSTSPPVSYEPPSSLHPKSYMEPWEVSQVQNSSTQVPHAQGNGEYLNSKVQDSTQSNGDGDDALPWWQRKNARIREIGNETEYNGNGSSYGVASNQPPPQRTWVPPQPPPIAMAEAAEAIRRPKPAAQKDQMSDTQSVGNSSDVSDEVTRIPRRSESEGAVEGGSSSSIPSTVEIQEDQELRRE, encoded by the exons ATGGCTACCCAGTCTCCcactcaaaatcaaaatcaag GTGCTGAAAGTGCGGAACCAGCAGCAAATGTGGATCAGCAGGGTGCCACAGAGGAACCTGTCAAACAGAGCTCCACGCCTTTGGTTTTTGTAAATTCGGAGCCGATGAGGGAAGAACAAGTTCAGAATGCTGTGAAATTTCTGTCACACCCCAAAGTTAAAGGCTCTCCTGTCATGTACAGGCGATCCTTTTTGGAAAGGAAGGGCCTTACCAAGGAGGAGATAGATGAAGCCTTTCGGCGTGTGCCA GATTCAGCTCCGACTGTGCAGACAGGTGGTGTCACTCAAG ATGGACAAGTAAAATCTTCATCGAACATTCAACAACAGGCCCAACCACAAGCTTTGCAACCTGGTCTACCTGCCTCTGCTGGAGTTAATACTTCATCAGCAACCTTGTCCCGCTCCAGATTTCACTGGTCCCATGCCCTTATTGCAATTGGAGTATTGGCTGCTTCAGGTGCTGGAACAGCTATAGTAGTTAAG AATTCCATTCTTCCTCGCTTGAAATCCTGGATACGCAAAGTTGTcgtagaagaagatgatgaagaattaAAGAAATTAGACAGAAAACCGACACTGGTGGAGGAAGCTGCACAAGCTGCAAAGTCTGCTGCGGCTGCAGCTGCAGATGTTGCAAAAGCTAGCCAAGATATGCTGATTTCAAAAGAGGAAG AGAGAAAACACTTTGTGGAAGTTGTGAGTCTTTTAGATATGCAAGTACAGGAAATGAAGTCAATGACTAATGCATTAAGACGAATAGAAG ATCTCCGAGTCACTCAAACTAATACAAAG CAACTGATTGTCAATGGCAAGGCTGATTATGACTTGCATTCAG TGAGATCTACATCCCCACCTGTATCATACGAACCACCGAGTTCTCTTCATCCAAAGTCATATATGGAG CCTTGGGAGGTTAGTCAGGTTCAGAACTCGTCTACCCAGGTGCCTCATGCTCAGGGAAATGGAGAATACTTGAATTCAAAGGTCCAAGATTCCACTCAATCCAATGGTGACGGTGATGATGCGCTACCCTGGTGGCAGAGGAAAAATGCTAGAATCAGAGAAATTGGTAATGAAACTGAATATAATGGAAATGGATCAAGTTATGGTGTTGCATCCAATCAGCCACCACCCCAACGCACATGGGTTCCCCCTCAACCTCCCCCCATAGCAATGGCAGAGGCTGCAGAAGCAATCAGGCGCCCGAAGCCAGCGGCCCAAAAGGATCAGATGTCGGATACTCAGTCTGTAGGTAATTCTTCAGATGTGTCTGATGAGGTTACTAGGATCCCAAGGCGATCAGAATCTGAAGGTGCGGTCGAGGGTGGCAGCAGCAGCTCGATTCCCAGCACAGTTGAGATACAAGAAGACCAAGAACTCAGACGGGAATAG
- the LOC112722351 gene encoding peroxisomal membrane protein PEX14 isoform X3 produces the protein MATQSPTQNQNQGAESAEPAANVDQQGATEEPVKQSSTPLVFVNSEPMREEQVQNAVKFLSHPKVKGSPVMYRRSFLERKGLTKEEIDEAFRRVPDSAPTVQTGGVTQDGQVKSSSNIQQQAQPQALQPGLPASAGVNTSSATLSRSRFHWSHALIAIGVLAASGAGTAIVVKNSILPRLKSWIRKVVVEEDDEELKKLDRKPTLVEEAAQAAKSAAAAAADVAKASQDMLISKEEERKHFVEVVSLLDMQVQEMKSMTNALRRIEAQEDLRVTQTNTKQLIVNGKADYDLHSVRSTSPPVSYEPPSSLHPKSYMEPWEVSQVQNSSTQVPHAQGNGEYLNSKVQDSTQSNGDGDDALPWWQRKNARIREIGNETEYNGNGSSYGVASNQPPPQRTWVPPQPPPIAMAEAAEAIRRPKPAAQKDQMSDTQSVGNSSDVSDEVTRIPRRSESEGAVEGGSSSSIPSTVEIQEDQELRRE, from the exons ATGGCTACCCAGTCTCCcactcaaaatcaaaatcaag GTGCTGAAAGTGCGGAACCAGCAGCAAATGTGGATCAGCAGGGTGCCACAGAGGAACCTGTCAAACAGAGCTCCACGCCTTTGGTTTTTGTAAATTCGGAGCCGATGAGGGAAGAACAAGTTCAGAATGCTGTGAAATTTCTGTCACACCCCAAAGTTAAAGGCTCTCCTGTCATGTACAGGCGATCCTTTTTGGAAAGGAAGGGCCTTACCAAGGAGGAGATAGATGAAGCCTTTCGGCGTGTGCCA GATTCAGCTCCGACTGTGCAGACAGGTGGTGTCACTCAAG ATGGACAAGTAAAATCTTCATCGAACATTCAACAACAGGCCCAACCACAAGCTTTGCAACCTGGTCTACCTGCCTCTGCTGGAGTTAATACTTCATCAGCAACCTTGTCCCGCTCCAGATTTCACTGGTCCCATGCCCTTATTGCAATTGGAGTATTGGCTGCTTCAGGTGCTGGAACAGCTATAGTAGTTAAG AATTCCATTCTTCCTCGCTTGAAATCCTGGATACGCAAAGTTGTcgtagaagaagatgatgaagaattaAAGAAATTAGACAGAAAACCGACACTGGTGGAGGAAGCTGCACAAGCTGCAAAGTCTGCTGCGGCTGCAGCTGCAGATGTTGCAAAAGCTAGCCAAGATATGCTGATTTCAAAAGAGGAAG AGAGAAAACACTTTGTGGAAGTTGTGAGTCTTTTAGATATGCAAGTACAGGAAATGAAGTCAATGACTAATGCATTAAGACGAATAGAAG CACAAGAAGATCTCCGAGTCACTCAAACTAATACAAAG CAACTGATTGTCAATGGCAAGGCTGATTATGACTTGCATTCAG TGAGATCTACATCCCCACCTGTATCATACGAACCACCGAGTTCTCTTCATCCAAAGTCATATATGGAG CCTTGGGAGGTTAGTCAGGTTCAGAACTCGTCTACCCAGGTGCCTCATGCTCAGGGAAATGGAGAATACTTGAATTCAAAGGTCCAAGATTCCACTCAATCCAATGGTGACGGTGATGATGCGCTACCCTGGTGGCAGAGGAAAAATGCTAGAATCAGAGAAATTGGTAATGAAACTGAATATAATGGAAATGGATCAAGTTATGGTGTTGCATCCAATCAGCCACCACCCCAACGCACATGGGTTCCCCCTCAACCTCCCCCCATAGCAATGGCAGAGGCTGCAGAAGCAATCAGGCGCCCGAAGCCAGCGGCCCAAAAGGATCAGATGTCGGATACTCAGTCTGTAGGTAATTCTTCAGATGTGTCTGATGAGGTTACTAGGATCCCAAGGCGATCAGAATCTGAAGGTGCGGTCGAGGGTGGCAGCAGCAGCTCGATTCCCAGCACAGTTGAGATACAAGAAGACCAAGAACTCAGACGGGAATAG
- the LOC112722351 gene encoding peroxisomal membrane protein PEX14 isoform X1, with product MATQSPTQNQNQGAESAEPAANVDQQGATEEPVKQSSTPLVFVNSEPMREEQVQNAVKFLSHPKVKGSPVMYRRSFLERKGLTKEEIDEAFRRVPDSAPTVQTGGVTQDGQVKSSSNIQQQAQPQALQPGLPASAGVNTSSATLSRSRFHWSHALIAIGVLAASGAGTAIVVKNSILPRLKSWIRKVVVEEDDEELKKLDRKPTLVEEAAQAAKSAAAAAADVAKASQDMLISKEEERKHFVEVVSLLDMQVQEMKSMTNALRRIEAQEDLRVTQTNTKQLIVNGKADYDLHSVRSTSPPVSYEPPSSLHPKSYMEIMNMVQRGEKPSNTRPWEVSQVQNSSTQVPHAQGNGEYLNSKVQDSTQSNGDGDDALPWWQRKNARIREIGNETEYNGNGSSYGVASNQPPPQRTWVPPQPPPIAMAEAAEAIRRPKPAAQKDQMSDTQSVGNSSDVSDEVTRIPRRSESEGAVEGGSSSSIPSTVEIQEDQELRRE from the exons ATGGCTACCCAGTCTCCcactcaaaatcaaaatcaag GTGCTGAAAGTGCGGAACCAGCAGCAAATGTGGATCAGCAGGGTGCCACAGAGGAACCTGTCAAACAGAGCTCCACGCCTTTGGTTTTTGTAAATTCGGAGCCGATGAGGGAAGAACAAGTTCAGAATGCTGTGAAATTTCTGTCACACCCCAAAGTTAAAGGCTCTCCTGTCATGTACAGGCGATCCTTTTTGGAAAGGAAGGGCCTTACCAAGGAGGAGATAGATGAAGCCTTTCGGCGTGTGCCA GATTCAGCTCCGACTGTGCAGACAGGTGGTGTCACTCAAG ATGGACAAGTAAAATCTTCATCGAACATTCAACAACAGGCCCAACCACAAGCTTTGCAACCTGGTCTACCTGCCTCTGCTGGAGTTAATACTTCATCAGCAACCTTGTCCCGCTCCAGATTTCACTGGTCCCATGCCCTTATTGCAATTGGAGTATTGGCTGCTTCAGGTGCTGGAACAGCTATAGTAGTTAAG AATTCCATTCTTCCTCGCTTGAAATCCTGGATACGCAAAGTTGTcgtagaagaagatgatgaagaattaAAGAAATTAGACAGAAAACCGACACTGGTGGAGGAAGCTGCACAAGCTGCAAAGTCTGCTGCGGCTGCAGCTGCAGATGTTGCAAAAGCTAGCCAAGATATGCTGATTTCAAAAGAGGAAG AGAGAAAACACTTTGTGGAAGTTGTGAGTCTTTTAGATATGCAAGTACAGGAAATGAAGTCAATGACTAATGCATTAAGACGAATAGAAG CACAAGAAGATCTCCGAGTCACTCAAACTAATACAAAG CAACTGATTGTCAATGGCAAGGCTGATTATGACTTGCATTCAG TGAGATCTACATCCCCACCTGTATCATACGAACCACCGAGTTCTCTTCATCCAAAGTCATATATGGAG ATAATGAACATGGTTCAAAGAGGGGAGAAGCCTTCAAACACTAGA CCTTGGGAGGTTAGTCAGGTTCAGAACTCGTCTACCCAGGTGCCTCATGCTCAGGGAAATGGAGAATACTTGAATTCAAAGGTCCAAGATTCCACTCAATCCAATGGTGACGGTGATGATGCGCTACCCTGGTGGCAGAGGAAAAATGCTAGAATCAGAGAAATTGGTAATGAAACTGAATATAATGGAAATGGATCAAGTTATGGTGTTGCATCCAATCAGCCACCACCCCAACGCACATGGGTTCCCCCTCAACCTCCCCCCATAGCAATGGCAGAGGCTGCAGAAGCAATCAGGCGCCCGAAGCCAGCGGCCCAAAAGGATCAGATGTCGGATACTCAGTCTGTAGGTAATTCTTCAGATGTGTCTGATGAGGTTACTAGGATCCCAAGGCGATCAGAATCTGAAGGTGCGGTCGAGGGTGGCAGCAGCAGCTCGATTCCCAGCACAGTTGAGATACAAGAAGACCAAGAACTCAGACGGGAATAG
- the LOC112722351 gene encoding peroxisomal membrane protein PEX14 isoform X5, with the protein MATQSPTQNQNQGAESAEPAANVDQQGATEEPVKQSSTPLVFVNSEPMREEQVQNAVKFLSHPKVKGSPVMYRRSFLERKGLTKEEIDEAFRRVPDSAPTVQTGGVTQDGQVKSSSNIQQQAQPQALQPGLPASAGVNTSSATLSRSRFHWSHALIAIGVLAASGAGTAIVVKNSILPRLKSWIRKVVVEEDDEELKKLDRKPTLVEEAAQAAKSAAAAAADVAKASQDMLISKEEERKHFVEVVSLLDMQVQEMKSMTNALRRIEVRSTSPPVSYEPPSSLHPKSYMEIMNMVQRGEKPSNTRPWEVSQVQNSSTQVPHAQGNGEYLNSKVQDSTQSNGDGDDALPWWQRKNARIREIGNETEYNGNGSSYGVASNQPPPQRTWVPPQPPPIAMAEAAEAIRRPKPAAQKDQMSDTQSVGNSSDVSDEVTRIPRRSESEGAVEGGSSSSIPSTVEIQEDQELRRE; encoded by the exons ATGGCTACCCAGTCTCCcactcaaaatcaaaatcaag GTGCTGAAAGTGCGGAACCAGCAGCAAATGTGGATCAGCAGGGTGCCACAGAGGAACCTGTCAAACAGAGCTCCACGCCTTTGGTTTTTGTAAATTCGGAGCCGATGAGGGAAGAACAAGTTCAGAATGCTGTGAAATTTCTGTCACACCCCAAAGTTAAAGGCTCTCCTGTCATGTACAGGCGATCCTTTTTGGAAAGGAAGGGCCTTACCAAGGAGGAGATAGATGAAGCCTTTCGGCGTGTGCCA GATTCAGCTCCGACTGTGCAGACAGGTGGTGTCACTCAAG ATGGACAAGTAAAATCTTCATCGAACATTCAACAACAGGCCCAACCACAAGCTTTGCAACCTGGTCTACCTGCCTCTGCTGGAGTTAATACTTCATCAGCAACCTTGTCCCGCTCCAGATTTCACTGGTCCCATGCCCTTATTGCAATTGGAGTATTGGCTGCTTCAGGTGCTGGAACAGCTATAGTAGTTAAG AATTCCATTCTTCCTCGCTTGAAATCCTGGATACGCAAAGTTGTcgtagaagaagatgatgaagaattaAAGAAATTAGACAGAAAACCGACACTGGTGGAGGAAGCTGCACAAGCTGCAAAGTCTGCTGCGGCTGCAGCTGCAGATGTTGCAAAAGCTAGCCAAGATATGCTGATTTCAAAAGAGGAAG AGAGAAAACACTTTGTGGAAGTTGTGAGTCTTTTAGATATGCAAGTACAGGAAATGAAGTCAATGACTAATGCATTAAGACGAATAGAAG TGAGATCTACATCCCCACCTGTATCATACGAACCACCGAGTTCTCTTCATCCAAAGTCATATATGGAG ATAATGAACATGGTTCAAAGAGGGGAGAAGCCTTCAAACACTAGA CCTTGGGAGGTTAGTCAGGTTCAGAACTCGTCTACCCAGGTGCCTCATGCTCAGGGAAATGGAGAATACTTGAATTCAAAGGTCCAAGATTCCACTCAATCCAATGGTGACGGTGATGATGCGCTACCCTGGTGGCAGAGGAAAAATGCTAGAATCAGAGAAATTGGTAATGAAACTGAATATAATGGAAATGGATCAAGTTATGGTGTTGCATCCAATCAGCCACCACCCCAACGCACATGGGTTCCCCCTCAACCTCCCCCCATAGCAATGGCAGAGGCTGCAGAAGCAATCAGGCGCCCGAAGCCAGCGGCCCAAAAGGATCAGATGTCGGATACTCAGTCTGTAGGTAATTCTTCAGATGTGTCTGATGAGGTTACTAGGATCCCAAGGCGATCAGAATCTGAAGGTGCGGTCGAGGGTGGCAGCAGCAGCTCGATTCCCAGCACAGTTGAGATACAAGAAGACCAAGAACTCAGACGGGAATAG
- the LOC112722351 gene encoding peroxisomal membrane protein PEX14 isoform X6 codes for MATQSPTQNQNQGAESAEPAANVDQQGATEEPVKQSSTPLVFVNSEPMREEQVQNAVKFLSHPKVKGSPVMYRRSFLERKGLTKEEIDEAFRRVPDSAPTVQTGGVTQDGQVKSSSNIQQQAQPQALQPGLPASAGVNTSSATLSRSRFHWSHALIAIGVLAASGAGTAIVVKNSILPRLKSWIRKVVVEEDDEELKKLDRKPTLVEEAAQAAKSAAAAAADVAKASQDMLISKEEERKHFVEVVSLLDMQVQEMKSMTNALRRIEVRSTSPPVSYEPPSSLHPKSYMEPWEVSQVQNSSTQVPHAQGNGEYLNSKVQDSTQSNGDGDDALPWWQRKNARIREIGNETEYNGNGSSYGVASNQPPPQRTWVPPQPPPIAMAEAAEAIRRPKPAAQKDQMSDTQSVGNSSDVSDEVTRIPRRSESEGAVEGGSSSSIPSTVEIQEDQELRRE; via the exons ATGGCTACCCAGTCTCCcactcaaaatcaaaatcaag GTGCTGAAAGTGCGGAACCAGCAGCAAATGTGGATCAGCAGGGTGCCACAGAGGAACCTGTCAAACAGAGCTCCACGCCTTTGGTTTTTGTAAATTCGGAGCCGATGAGGGAAGAACAAGTTCAGAATGCTGTGAAATTTCTGTCACACCCCAAAGTTAAAGGCTCTCCTGTCATGTACAGGCGATCCTTTTTGGAAAGGAAGGGCCTTACCAAGGAGGAGATAGATGAAGCCTTTCGGCGTGTGCCA GATTCAGCTCCGACTGTGCAGACAGGTGGTGTCACTCAAG ATGGACAAGTAAAATCTTCATCGAACATTCAACAACAGGCCCAACCACAAGCTTTGCAACCTGGTCTACCTGCCTCTGCTGGAGTTAATACTTCATCAGCAACCTTGTCCCGCTCCAGATTTCACTGGTCCCATGCCCTTATTGCAATTGGAGTATTGGCTGCTTCAGGTGCTGGAACAGCTATAGTAGTTAAG AATTCCATTCTTCCTCGCTTGAAATCCTGGATACGCAAAGTTGTcgtagaagaagatgatgaagaattaAAGAAATTAGACAGAAAACCGACACTGGTGGAGGAAGCTGCACAAGCTGCAAAGTCTGCTGCGGCTGCAGCTGCAGATGTTGCAAAAGCTAGCCAAGATATGCTGATTTCAAAAGAGGAAG AGAGAAAACACTTTGTGGAAGTTGTGAGTCTTTTAGATATGCAAGTACAGGAAATGAAGTCAATGACTAATGCATTAAGACGAATAGAAG TGAGATCTACATCCCCACCTGTATCATACGAACCACCGAGTTCTCTTCATCCAAAGTCATATATGGAG CCTTGGGAGGTTAGTCAGGTTCAGAACTCGTCTACCCAGGTGCCTCATGCTCAGGGAAATGGAGAATACTTGAATTCAAAGGTCCAAGATTCCACTCAATCCAATGGTGACGGTGATGATGCGCTACCCTGGTGGCAGAGGAAAAATGCTAGAATCAGAGAAATTGGTAATGAAACTGAATATAATGGAAATGGATCAAGTTATGGTGTTGCATCCAATCAGCCACCACCCCAACGCACATGGGTTCCCCCTCAACCTCCCCCCATAGCAATGGCAGAGGCTGCAGAAGCAATCAGGCGCCCGAAGCCAGCGGCCCAAAAGGATCAGATGTCGGATACTCAGTCTGTAGGTAATTCTTCAGATGTGTCTGATGAGGTTACTAGGATCCCAAGGCGATCAGAATCTGAAGGTGCGGTCGAGGGTGGCAGCAGCAGCTCGATTCCCAGCACAGTTGAGATACAAGAAGACCAAGAACTCAGACGGGAATAG
- the LOC112722351 gene encoding peroxisomal membrane protein PEX14 isoform X2, which yields MATQSPTQNQNQGAESAEPAANVDQQGATEEPVKQSSTPLVFVNSEPMREEQVQNAVKFLSHPKVKGSPVMYRRSFLERKGLTKEEIDEAFRRVPDSAPTVQTGGVTQDGQVKSSSNIQQQAQPQALQPGLPASAGVNTSSATLSRSRFHWSHALIAIGVLAASGAGTAIVVKNSILPRLKSWIRKVVVEEDDEELKKLDRKPTLVEEAAQAAKSAAAAAADVAKASQDMLISKEEERKHFVEVVSLLDMQVQEMKSMTNALRRIEDLRVTQTNTKQLIVNGKADYDLHSVRSTSPPVSYEPPSSLHPKSYMEIMNMVQRGEKPSNTRPWEVSQVQNSSTQVPHAQGNGEYLNSKVQDSTQSNGDGDDALPWWQRKNARIREIGNETEYNGNGSSYGVASNQPPPQRTWVPPQPPPIAMAEAAEAIRRPKPAAQKDQMSDTQSVGNSSDVSDEVTRIPRRSESEGAVEGGSSSSIPSTVEIQEDQELRRE from the exons ATGGCTACCCAGTCTCCcactcaaaatcaaaatcaag GTGCTGAAAGTGCGGAACCAGCAGCAAATGTGGATCAGCAGGGTGCCACAGAGGAACCTGTCAAACAGAGCTCCACGCCTTTGGTTTTTGTAAATTCGGAGCCGATGAGGGAAGAACAAGTTCAGAATGCTGTGAAATTTCTGTCACACCCCAAAGTTAAAGGCTCTCCTGTCATGTACAGGCGATCCTTTTTGGAAAGGAAGGGCCTTACCAAGGAGGAGATAGATGAAGCCTTTCGGCGTGTGCCA GATTCAGCTCCGACTGTGCAGACAGGTGGTGTCACTCAAG ATGGACAAGTAAAATCTTCATCGAACATTCAACAACAGGCCCAACCACAAGCTTTGCAACCTGGTCTACCTGCCTCTGCTGGAGTTAATACTTCATCAGCAACCTTGTCCCGCTCCAGATTTCACTGGTCCCATGCCCTTATTGCAATTGGAGTATTGGCTGCTTCAGGTGCTGGAACAGCTATAGTAGTTAAG AATTCCATTCTTCCTCGCTTGAAATCCTGGATACGCAAAGTTGTcgtagaagaagatgatgaagaattaAAGAAATTAGACAGAAAACCGACACTGGTGGAGGAAGCTGCACAAGCTGCAAAGTCTGCTGCGGCTGCAGCTGCAGATGTTGCAAAAGCTAGCCAAGATATGCTGATTTCAAAAGAGGAAG AGAGAAAACACTTTGTGGAAGTTGTGAGTCTTTTAGATATGCAAGTACAGGAAATGAAGTCAATGACTAATGCATTAAGACGAATAGAAG ATCTCCGAGTCACTCAAACTAATACAAAG CAACTGATTGTCAATGGCAAGGCTGATTATGACTTGCATTCAG TGAGATCTACATCCCCACCTGTATCATACGAACCACCGAGTTCTCTTCATCCAAAGTCATATATGGAG ATAATGAACATGGTTCAAAGAGGGGAGAAGCCTTCAAACACTAGA CCTTGGGAGGTTAGTCAGGTTCAGAACTCGTCTACCCAGGTGCCTCATGCTCAGGGAAATGGAGAATACTTGAATTCAAAGGTCCAAGATTCCACTCAATCCAATGGTGACGGTGATGATGCGCTACCCTGGTGGCAGAGGAAAAATGCTAGAATCAGAGAAATTGGTAATGAAACTGAATATAATGGAAATGGATCAAGTTATGGTGTTGCATCCAATCAGCCACCACCCCAACGCACATGGGTTCCCCCTCAACCTCCCCCCATAGCAATGGCAGAGGCTGCAGAAGCAATCAGGCGCCCGAAGCCAGCGGCCCAAAAGGATCAGATGTCGGATACTCAGTCTGTAGGTAATTCTTCAGATGTGTCTGATGAGGTTACTAGGATCCCAAGGCGATCAGAATCTGAAGGTGCGGTCGAGGGTGGCAGCAGCAGCTCGATTCCCAGCACAGTTGAGATACAAGAAGACCAAGAACTCAGACGGGAATAG